The genome window GGCTTTCTCCTTCTTCTGCCAATCTTCAGCCTCTGAAATATATACTCTCCAATACTCCTGAAAAGAACAGCCTGATCTTTCCGTGTCTCGCATGGGCGGGCTATCTGAAAGACTGGTCGGGACCTCAGGAGGGGGAAAGACCGTCGGCTTACATAATTGTCCTCGGCGACACGGAAATCACCAAAAACTTCGGATGCTGCTACGGTATAGCAGCTCAGAGCATACTGCTTGGGGCGACAGAAAAGGGGCTGAATGGCTGTATGCTCGGCTCGATACAGAGGGAAAAATTGAGAGAGGCGCTTGGAATTCCCGAACGATATGAAATACTCCTCGTAATCGCCCTTGGTGTGAAGAAGGAGACCGTGGTCATCGAAGAGGTCAAAGACGGCGATATAAAGTATTGGAGAGATGAAAAGAGCATCCACCATGTTCCGAAGCGGCCACTTTCAGAAATTATTCTGGACTTGTAGCTTTGCGACGGTTCGCATTTAACAACAATACATAATACTTAATTACTTCAAAAGTTCCTGCCATCTGATCTGCGCAAAGTGCACTACTAAGATATTATTAACTGTGAGTAAGAGAGATTTTGAGCGGTTTAAGCCCTGTTACTCTTTTCCCTATTCACAAACACCTCTCCCGACCATGATAGAGAGCAACCCTTCACACAGAACTATTGAAATCTGCAAAAGTAATGTCCAATTTAAGACGTAAAGAGAGGCCACTTTTTTAAGAATGAGCGAAGCAGTGGCTGCTTCTTTTGCAAAGAGCGCATGTTGCCACGAGTATTCATTGTCAATGCGTCGAGTTCCATTGCAGTCATATTGGCCATTGGATTCATTTTCGTATGTGCCCAGACATATTCAACAGGGTTGAGTTCAGGAGCGTAGGGAGGAAAGAAGTCGAGATTCAGTCGTGCATTGACACCAAGCAGCTTCTGTACTTTTTGGGATCGATGAGGCTGAAAACGATCCCACACGATAATGATATGCCCCTGCAGTTCTTTCAGGAGACACAGAAGGAAGGCTACAATCTCGGCTGCATTGATATTGGCATCAGGATGCAGGCGAAAATACATGCTGAGCAAGTTTCTTCGGGGAGCGATGCAAAGCGCACCGATAACAGAGACTTTTTTATGAGAACAGGTTTTCTGATACAGGATAGGAGTTTGCCCACGAGGGCTCCAAGTTCTCCTGACCAGCGGAGCCATCAGCATGCCGCTTTCGTCGATAAAAACGATATGCGATTTCAGTTTGGCAGCTTTTTTTTGCTACGAGGCCAATCAACCTTGACCCACTCTTTGATTCTTGTCTCATTCCGCTCTATGGCACGTCGCTCCGGTTTCTGGGGACTCCATCCGAGATCATGGAGAATACGGCCAATATGATCTACATGAT of Nitrospirota bacterium contains these proteins:
- a CDS encoding transposase, whose product is MKSHIVFIDESGMLMAPLVRRTWSPRGQTPILYQKTCSHKKVSVIGALCIAPRRNLLSMYFRLHPDANINAAEIVAFLLCLLKELQGHIIIVWDRFQPHRSQKVQKLLGVNARLNLDFFPPYAPELNPVEYVWAHTKMNPMANMTAMELDALTMNTRGNMRSLQKKQPLLRSFLKKWPLFTS
- a CDS encoding nitroreductase family protein: MIEDLIRRSRSYRRFYQDRSVDKEILVELINLARLSPSSANLQPLKYILSNTPEKNSLIFPCLAWAGYLKDWSGPQEGERPSAYIIVLGDTEITKNFGCCYGIAAQSILLGATEKGLNGCMLGSIQREKLREALGIPERYEILLVIALGVKKETVVIEEVKDGDIKYWRDEKSIHHVPKRPLSEIILDL